A stretch of the Kushneria konosiri genome encodes the following:
- the ftsY gene encoding signal recognition particle-docking protein FtsY produces the protein MFGFFKRKKQRRDQQDREEQQQLEQQAPTPEAEDAKERPSKPPVEARDVPEPEPAVEPEPEPVIDPEPEPVIEPEPEPVVEPEPEPVVEPEPEPVVEPEPEPVIEPEPKPVVEPEPEPVIEPEPVVEPEPEPVVESEPEPVDEPEPEPTRPTPEVTALRETPAEPSPEEIAPGSASEVTTPARNRGRDKPRRGRYDTAIEAGPETADEQSEIASAKKGWFSRMRQGLGKTRSNLTDGLATLLLGHKEIDDDLLEELETQLLMADVGVAATSEIMENLEERISRRELKNVDALYKALQEELSRMLEPVAKPLRLPPKGEGPFVILMVGVNGVGKTTTIGKLTQRFQRQGRSVMLAAGDTFRAAAVEQLQVWGERNDVPVIAQHTGADSASVIYDAVSAAKARGVDVLIADTAGRLHNKGHLMDELSKVQRVMARLDAQAPHEVMLVLDAGTGQNAISQAETFNQAVPVTGITLTKLDGTAKGGIIFAIAKQLGTPIRYIGVGETLDDLRPFEAEDFVGALFDREGS, from the coding sequence ATGTTTGGTTTTTTTAAGCGCAAGAAGCAGCGCCGCGATCAGCAGGATCGCGAAGAACAGCAGCAACTGGAGCAGCAGGCGCCGACGCCTGAAGCCGAAGACGCCAAAGAAAGACCTTCAAAACCGCCTGTCGAGGCGCGGGATGTGCCCGAACCCGAGCCGGCGGTCGAGCCCGAACCCGAGCCGGTGATCGATCCTGAGCCCGAACCGGTGATCGAGCCTGAACCCGAGCCGGTGGTCGAGCCTGAACCCGAACCGGTGGTCGAGCCTGAACCCGAGCCGGTGGTCGAGCCTGAACCCGAGCCGGTGATCGAGCCTGAACCCAAGCCGGTGGTCGAGCCTGAACCCGAACCGGTGATCGAGCCCGAGCCGGTGGTCGAGCCCGAGCCCGAACCGGTGGTCGAGTCTGAACCTGAGCCGGTGGACGAGCCCGAGCCCGAACCGACAAGGCCGACGCCCGAGGTGACAGCGCTGCGCGAGACACCTGCCGAGCCTTCTCCCGAAGAGATTGCGCCCGGTAGTGCGTCGGAAGTCACAACGCCTGCGCGTAATCGCGGCCGTGATAAGCCACGTCGAGGACGCTATGACACCGCCATCGAGGCAGGGCCTGAAACCGCCGATGAGCAAAGCGAAATCGCCAGCGCCAAAAAGGGCTGGTTCTCGCGCATGCGTCAGGGGCTTGGCAAGACCCGCTCCAATCTTACTGATGGTCTGGCAACGCTGCTGCTCGGCCACAAGGAGATTGACGATGATCTGCTCGAAGAGCTTGAAACACAGCTTCTGATGGCCGATGTCGGCGTCGCGGCGACCAGCGAGATCATGGAGAATCTGGAGGAGCGCATCTCCCGGCGCGAGCTCAAAAATGTCGATGCGCTTTACAAGGCGCTCCAGGAAGAGCTCTCCAGAATGCTCGAGCCGGTCGCGAAGCCGCTGCGCCTGCCGCCCAAGGGCGAAGGTCCGTTCGTGATTCTGATGGTGGGCGTCAACGGCGTGGGCAAGACCACGACGATCGGCAAGCTGACCCAGCGCTTTCAGCGTCAGGGCCGCAGCGTCATGCTGGCCGCCGGCGATACCTTCCGCGCAGCGGCCGTCGAGCAGCTGCAGGTCTGGGGCGAGCGCAATGATGTGCCGGTGATTGCCCAGCACACCGGCGCTGACAGTGCCTCCGTCATCTATGATGCGGTGTCGGCAGCCAAGGCGCGCGGTGTTGATGTCCTGATTGCCGATACGGCTGGCCGGCTGCACAACAAGGGCCATCTCATGGATGAGCTCAGCAAGGTGCAGCGCGTCATGGCGCGCCTTGATGCCCAGGCGCCACATGAGGTCATGCTGGTGCTCGATGCCGGGACGGGGCAGAACGCGATCTCGCAGGCAGAGACCTTCAATCAGGCCGTGCCCGTGACCGGGATTACCCTGACCAAACTCGACGGAACGGCCAAGGGGGGCATCATCTTCGCCATTGCCAAGCAGCTTGGAACCCCCATTCGCTATATCGGGGTAGGGGAGACGCTGGATGATCTGCGACCCTTCGAGGCCGAGGATTTCGTGGGAGCGCTCTTTGACCGGGAAGGCAGCTGA